The following coding sequences lie in one Mercenaria mercenaria strain notata chromosome 5, MADL_Memer_1, whole genome shotgun sequence genomic window:
- the LOC123558236 gene encoding pyroglutamyl-peptidase 1-like codes for MFSPILSGLYMLGIFSIGKEIILDSKSHDVIREDIQNCKADDLCCVPGADDCLIAGLDMENVCDKVNKSGTKTKAVVSHDAGRYLCDFSYFTSLHINRNRTAFIHVPPLGQPYSIEELVEALRVAILGMLEQADRHS; via the exons ATGTTTTCTCCTATTCTCAGTGGGTTGTACATGTTGGGGATTTTCAGTATAGGCAAAGAGATCATTCTAGACAGCAAGTCACATGATGTTATTAGAGAAGATATACAG AACTGTAAGGCAGACGACCTTTGCTGTGTGCCGGGAGCCGATGACTGTTTAATTGCTGGACTAGATATGGAAAATGTCTGTGATAAAGTGAACAAGTCAGGGACCAAAACAAAAGCTGTTGTATCTCATGATGCTGGGAG GTATCTATGTGACTTTTCCTACTTCACGTCACTACATATCAACAGAAACCGCACAGCATTTATCCACGTACCACCTCTAGGTCAACCATACAGTATAGAGGAACTGGTTGAAGCCCTCAGAGTCGCTATCCTCGGCATGTTGGAGCAAGCTGATAGACATTCATGA